From one Triticum urartu cultivar G1812 chromosome 3, Tu2.1, whole genome shotgun sequence genomic stretch:
- the LOC125549204 gene encoding chitinase CLP-like, producing the protein MARLHLLAMAVSLAVLAWPASCKSARSVLAPVTKDPATRLYTIPFHYGANIVVDTAGPLVWSTCAPDHLPAAFPCKSDTCRLANKYHAPSCTESAADKLCDHSHKVCKAFPYNPVTGACAAGDLIHTRFVANTTDGKNPVSQVNVRAVAACAPSKLLESLPQGASGVAGLAGSDLALPAQVASAQKVSNKFLLCLPRGLSADPGVAVFGGGPLHFMAQPERDYTKELAYTPLVAKKGNPAHYITIKSIAVESARVPVPAQALATGGVVLCTRSPFTLLRSDVFLPLVDAFTKALAKQGAQGGPVAKAVKPYAPFQLCYDRRTLANTRIGYLVPAVTLTLGGGKNWTMDGLSLMVDMGPTTACLAFVQMQGVKGGDGSAPSVLIGGFQMENTVLEFHMKKKRLGFARLPSFTQCSHFNFTTRSA; encoded by the coding sequence ATGGCGCGGCTCCACCTCCTCGCCATGGCCGTCTCGCTAGCCGTGCTGGCGTGGCCGGCGTCGTGCAAAAGTGCTCGGTCGGTGCTCGCCCCGGTCACTAAGGACCCCGCCACCCGCCTCTACACCATCCCATTCCACTACGGCGCCAACATCGTCGTCGACACAGCCGGCCCGCTCGTCTGGTCGACGTGCGCGCCCGACCACCTGCCGGCGGCGTTCCCGTGCAAGAGCGACACATGCAGGCTCGCGAACAAGTACCACGCCCCGAGCTGCACCGAGAGCGCGGCTGACAAGCTCTGCGACCACAGTCACAAGGTATGCAAGGCCTTCCCGTACAACCCAGTCACCGGCGCGTGCGCGGCCGGGGACCTGATCCACACCAGGTTCGTCGCCAACACCACCGACGGGAAGAACCCGGTGAGCCAGGTGAACGTGCGGGCCGTGGCCGCGTGCGCGCCCAGCAAACTCCTCGAGTCGCTGCCGCAGGGCGCCTCGGGCGTGGCGGGGCTCGCGGGCTCCGACCTGGCGCTGCCGGCGCAGGTGGCGTCCGCGCAGAAGGTCTCCAACAAGTTCCTCCTATGTCTGCCCCGTGGCCTCTCCGCCGACCCCGGCGTGGCCGTCTTCGGCGGCGGCCCGCTCCACTTCATGGCGCAGCCGGAGAGGGACTACACGAAGGAGCTGGCCTACACGCCGCTCGTCGCCAAGAAGGGCAACCCCGCGCACTACATCACGATCAAGTCCATCGCCGTGGAGAGCGCCCGCGTGCCCGTCCCGGCGCAGGCGCTCGCCACCGGCGGCGTGGTGCTCTGCACGAGGTCGCCCTTCACGCTGCTCCGCTCCGACGTGTTCCTCCCGTTGGTGGACGCGTTCACCAAGGCCCTGGCGAAGCAGGGTGCGCAGGGCGGGCCCGTGGCGAAAGCGGTGAAGCCCTACGCGCCGTTCCAGCTGTGCTACGACAGGCGGACGCTGGCCAACACGCGGATCGGCTACCTGGTGCCGGCCGTGACGCTGACGCTGGGCGGCGGGAAGAACTGGACGATGGACGGGTTGAGCTTGATGGTGGACATGGGGCCCACGACGGCGTGCCTGGCGTTCGTGCAGATGCAGGGGGTGAAGGGCGGGGACGGCAGCGCGCCGTCGGTGCTCATCGGAGGGTTCCAGATGGAGAACACCGTGCTGGAGTTCCACATGAAGAAGAAGCGGCTGGGGTTCGCCAGGCTGCCGTCCTTCACgcagtgcagccacttcaatttCACTACTCGCAGCGCCTAG